A region from the uncultured Bacteroides sp. genome encodes:
- the floA gene encoding flotillin-like protein FloA (flotillin-like protein involved in membrane lipid rafts) — MIEPMYLTLLLVTGGVIFLILFFHYVPFFLWLSAKVSGVNMSLIQLFLMRIRNVPPYIIVPGLIEAHKAGLRDISRDELEAHYLAGGHVEKVVHALVSASKANIELTFQMATAIDLAGRDVFQAVQMSVNPKVIDTPPVTAVAKDGIQLIAKARVTVRANIRQLVGGAGEDTILARVGEGIVSSIGSSATHKTVLENPDSISKLVLSKGLDAGTAFEILSIDIADIDIGKNIGAALQMDQANADKNIAQAKAEERRAMAVAYEQEMKAKAQEARATVIQAEAEVPKAMADAFRSGNMGIMDYYKMKNIVADTSMRDNIAKPSSTAPDKSLTE, encoded by the coding sequence ATGATTGAGCCGATGTATTTAACTCTCTTACTGGTTACGGGAGGAGTTATCTTCCTGATCCTCTTTTTCCATTATGTTCCCTTCTTCCTCTGGCTTTCGGCCAAGGTATCAGGCGTAAACATGTCGCTGATACAACTATTTTTGATGCGCATTCGTAATGTTCCTCCTTATATCATCGTACCGGGACTTATCGAAGCTCATAAAGCAGGTCTTAGAGACATTAGCCGAGACGAATTGGAAGCCCATTATCTGGCCGGAGGTCATGTAGAAAAAGTAGTGCATGCACTTGTCTCCGCATCTAAAGCGAATATTGAACTGACTTTCCAGATGGCTACCGCTATCGACCTTGCCGGTCGTGATGTGTTTCAGGCCGTTCAAATGTCTGTAAACCCTAAGGTTATTGACACTCCGCCCGTCACAGCTGTTGCCAAAGATGGTATCCAGCTCATAGCCAAAGCCCGTGTTACTGTTCGTGCCAACATCCGCCAGTTAGTAGGTGGTGCAGGCGAAGACACTATCCTGGCCCGTGTAGGCGAGGGTATCGTATCCTCTATCGGTTCTTCTGCCACCCATAAAACGGTATTAGAAAACCCGGATTCAATTTCTAAGTTAGTTCTTAGTAAAGGATTGGATGCCGGAACAGCCTTCGAAATTCTATCCATTGATATCGCTGATATTGATATTGGTAAGAACATTGGTGCAGCCTTACAAATGGATCAGGCAAATGCCGACAAGAACATCGCTCAGGCCAAAGCCGAAGAGCGTCGCGCAATGGCCGTTGCCTACGAACAAGAAATGAAAGCCAAAGCACAGGAAGCTCGCGCCACAGTGATTCAGGCCGAAGCAGAAGTGCCAAAAGCGATGGCCGATGCATTCCGCAGTGGCAACATGGGCATCATGGATTATTACAAGATGAAGAATATCGTAGCCGACACTTCTATGCGTGATAACATAGCTAAACCGAGTAGCACAGCTCCCGATAAATCTCTAACTGAATAA
- a CDS encoding NfeD family protein — protein MDILIIIVLIIAAVALFLVELFVIPGISIAGISALALIGYANYYAFTHMGEAAGFITLIISVIACIGSLIWFMRSNTLDKLALKKNITSKIDRHAAENVKVGDVGICTTRLALIGYANIDGEIIEVKSADGFLDKDTKIVVDRINDSVILVKKLK, from the coding sequence ATGGATATTCTTATCATCATAGTGCTTATTATAGCAGCAGTAGCGCTTTTTCTGGTAGAACTGTTTGTTATCCCCGGCATCAGCATAGCCGGCATTTCAGCACTGGCATTGATTGGTTATGCTAATTACTATGCATTTACCCATATGGGAGAAGCAGCCGGTTTCATTACGCTGATTATATCTGTCATCGCCTGTATAGGTTCACTAATTTGGTTCATGCGATCAAATACGCTGGATAAACTGGCTTTAAAGAAGAATATTACGTCCAAGATAGACCGGCATGCCGCCGAAAATGTAAAAGTAGGAGACGTAGGTATATGCACTACCCGCCTGGCACTGATTGGCTATGCCAACATTGACGGAGAAATTATAGAAGTTAAATCCGCCGACGGGTTTCTGGATAAAGACACGAAGATTGTAGTAGACCGAATAAACGATAGTGTCATTCTGGTTAAAAAATTGAAATAA
- a CDS encoding FAD:protein FMN transferase encodes MENKKSRLHLLWLIPFILGTIYIIRRQQQAPFNSIEGLVFGTVYHITYQYDGDLKPEIEKAFKHFDGSLSMFNDTSVISLINQNKEVTPDTLFLNVFKRSMQISEETEGAFDITVAPLVNAWGFGFKKSEQVDSLTIDSLLQMVGYRKVSLKDGKVVKQDPRTMLDCSAVAKGYASDVIGQLLAKKGIKNYMVEIGGEIVAKGYNPQKAPWRIGVNKPVDDSLSINQELQTILQLTDVGMATSGNYRNFYYKNGKKYAHTIDPHTGYPVQHSLLSTTVVAKDCMTADALATAFMVMGLEKAEAFANVHPEIEACFIYSDSIGGLKTYFSRNMKKYVVK; translated from the coding sequence ATGGAAAATAAAAAATCAAGACTACACCTACTATGGCTCATTCCATTCATTTTAGGTACAATTTATATTATCCGCCGCCAGCAACAGGCTCCTTTCAACAGCATTGAAGGGTTGGTTTTTGGAACTGTCTATCACATCACTTATCAGTACGATGGCGATTTAAAACCTGAAATAGAAAAGGCTTTTAAACATTTCGACGGGTCTCTCTCCATGTTTAATGACACTTCAGTGATCTCATTAATCAATCAAAATAAAGAGGTAACTCCCGACACACTCTTCTTAAATGTTTTCAAACGCTCTATGCAAATATCCGAAGAGACAGAAGGAGCTTTTGACATTACCGTAGCACCACTGGTAAATGCGTGGGGATTTGGCTTTAAGAAAAGCGAACAGGTAGACAGCCTCACCATCGATAGTTTACTCCAAATGGTAGGTTACCGTAAAGTATCCCTCAAAGACGGGAAGGTGGTCAAACAAGACCCCCGCACAATGCTCGATTGTAGTGCAGTCGCCAAAGGTTATGCCAGCGATGTGATCGGACAACTACTCGCAAAGAAAGGAATTAAAAATTACATGGTAGAAATTGGCGGCGAAATTGTGGCCAAAGGATATAATCCCCAGAAAGCACCCTGGCGCATAGGCGTTAATAAACCTGTCGACGATTCACTTTCAATAAATCAGGAGCTACAGACCATTCTTCAGCTAACCGATGTAGGCATGGCCACTTCAGGGAACTACCGGAATTTTTACTATAAAAATGGGAAAAAGTATGCACATACCATCGATCCTCATACCGGATACCCGGTGCAACACAGCCTGTTATCGACCACCGTTGTGGCCAAAGATTGCATGACGGCAGACGCACTGGCTACAGCCTTTATGGTAATGGGATTAGAAAAAGCGGAAGCTTTTGCCAATGTGCATCCCGAAATTGAAGCCTGCTTTATTTACAGTGATTCCATAGGCGGATTAAAGACTTACTTCTCTAGAAATATGAAAAAGTATGTAGTAAAATAG
- a CDS encoding DUF6048 family protein — MGQKILNFSINILLLILFLSGSALPLQAQSTRPSGKKVAKKEVKEVFPFYNGTYIGADLYGAGSNLLGGDFLSSEVSIDVNLKNRFFPVAEIGYGKTDTWSDDGIHYKSGAPYFRLGMNYNTMYNKRTESFFYVGLRYGASSFSYDIETLPITDPVWKDSNSNPNLEDGVWGGNVPFKHKGLKGNMQWFELVAGVQVQVYKNFMMGWSVRMKYRTSSSASKYGDPWYVPGFGTYGSSQMGLTYSLIYKLPL; from the coding sequence ATGGGACAGAAAATCTTAAACTTTTCTATTAATATATTGCTTCTCATTCTTTTTCTTTCGGGCTCAGCGTTACCGCTACAGGCACAAAGTACAAGGCCAAGCGGCAAAAAGGTAGCAAAGAAAGAGGTAAAAGAGGTGTTTCCGTTCTATAACGGGACCTATATCGGTGCAGATCTCTATGGAGCGGGAAGTAATCTTCTGGGTGGCGACTTTTTAAGTTCCGAGGTCAGTATTGATGTCAATTTGAAGAACAGATTCTTCCCGGTGGCCGAAATAGGTTATGGCAAAACGGATACATGGAGCGACGATGGCATTCATTATAAAAGCGGCGCCCCCTATTTTCGTTTGGGAATGAATTATAATACGATGTACAATAAAAGAACCGAAAGTTTCTTTTATGTAGGGCTCAGATACGGCGCTAGTAGTTTTAGCTACGATATAGAGACACTGCCGATAACCGATCCCGTTTGGAAGGACAGTAATTCGAATCCGAATCTGGAAGATGGAGTATGGGGAGGCAACGTTCCCTTTAAACACAAAGGTTTAAAAGGCAACATGCAATGGTTCGAATTAGTAGCCGGAGTACAGGTTCAGGTTTACAAAAATTTCATGATGGGTTGGTCTGTTCGGATGAAATATCGCACATCCTCCTCTGCCAGTAAATATGGCGATCCCTGGTACGTACCGGGATTTGGCACTTATGGATCTTCCCAAATGGGACTCACCTATTCTTTAATTTACAAATTACCACTCTAA
- a CDS encoding DUF6452 family protein, translated as MKNLVRIIFLLAVITVLIGISSCAEETSCSLDGRPMLRCYLYTLAPNTITAKKDTLDSLTVTAFGTDSIIINNQKKVHDIALPLRYTKDSTIFVIHYSATLTDTIIIGHSNTPKFISMDCGYQMQQSIISKSYSKHKLDSIYISNKDANTDGTENLKLFY; from the coding sequence ATGAAAAATTTAGTGAGAATTATTTTCCTGTTAGCGGTAATCACCGTTTTGATCGGTATATCCTCTTGTGCAGAAGAAACCAGTTGCTCTCTGGATGGCAGGCCCATGCTGAGGTGCTACCTTTACACGCTGGCACCTAATACAATAACCGCCAAAAAAGATACCTTAGATTCACTAACCGTTACAGCATTTGGTACAGATTCCATCATTATAAACAACCAAAAGAAAGTACATGATATTGCATTACCCCTTCGATATACAAAAGACTCGACTATATTTGTCATACACTATAGTGCTACCCTAACCGATACAATTATCATCGGGCATAGTAACACCCCTAAATTTATATCGATGGATTGCGGATACCAGATGCAACAGAGTATTATTTCAAAAAGTTACTCCAAACATAAACTCGATTCTATTTATATCTCCAACAAAGACGCTAACACAGATGGGACAGAAAATCTTAAACTTTTCTATTAA
- a CDS encoding glycosyltransferase family 2 protein — protein MDISVIIPLFNEEESLSELYAWIEKVMIANHFSHEVIFVNDGSTDRSWEVIEQLKKQSGDKIKGIKFRRNYGKSPALYCGFRQAEGNVVITMDADLQDSPDEIPGLYHMITDEGYDLVSGWKQKRYDPLSKTLPTKVFNATARRISGIRNLHDFNCGLKAYRKDVVKNIEVYGEMHRYIPYLAKNAGFDKIGEKIVHHQSRKFGKTKFGGWNRFFNGYLDLLSLWFLSAFGVKPMHFFGLLGSLMFFLGFISVVAVGASKLYNMYSGMPYRLVTDSPYFYLSLTAMILGTQLFLAGFLGELISRNAPERNNYQIETTL, from the coding sequence ATGGACATATCTGTTATAATCCCCCTATTTAATGAAGAAGAGTCACTCTCCGAACTATATGCATGGATTGAAAAAGTGATGATAGCGAATCACTTTTCCCATGAAGTGATATTTGTGAACGACGGGAGTACCGATCGTTCGTGGGAAGTAATTGAACAACTCAAAAAACAATCAGGCGATAAAATAAAAGGTATAAAATTCAGACGAAATTACGGCAAATCACCTGCATTATATTGCGGATTCAGACAAGCAGAAGGGAACGTGGTAATCACAATGGATGCCGACCTCCAGGATAGTCCCGACGAAATCCCCGGCCTGTACCACATGATAACGGATGAAGGCTACGACTTGGTATCCGGCTGGAAACAAAAAAGATACGATCCGCTTTCAAAAACGCTACCCACCAAAGTGTTTAATGCCACGGCACGCAGAATATCGGGCATCAGGAATCTACACGACTTTAATTGCGGACTGAAAGCATACCGCAAAGATGTAGTGAAGAATATTGAAGTATATGGAGAAATGCATCGCTATATTCCCTATCTGGCCAAAAACGCCGGATTCGATAAAATAGGAGAGAAAATAGTACATCATCAATCGCGTAAATTCGGTAAGACTAAATTCGGAGGCTGGAATCGCTTTTTTAACGGATATCTTGATCTGCTATCTCTTTGGTTCCTGTCTGCATTCGGCGTAAAGCCTATGCATTTTTTCGGATTACTGGGATCTCTGATGTTCTTTTTGGGTTTCATATCCGTTGTGGCAGTAGGTGCTTCAAAGTTATACAATATGTATAGTGGCATGCCCTATCGGCTAGTAACCGATTCTCCATACTTCTACCTTTCGCTTACGGCCATGATATTAGGTACACAGCTTTTTCTCGCCGGTTTTCTGGGAGAATTGATTTCCAGAAATGCGCCCGAACGTAACAACTACCAGATAGAAACTACACTCTGA
- a CDS encoding DUF4199 domain-containing protein has protein sequence MTENRIHLQKYAMHFGTYMGAYWILKFILFPIGLTIPFLLFLFLGLTLGVPFMGYYYTRMYRNKICGGEIRFVHAWLFTVFMYMFAALLTAMAHFLYFRFLDHGYIIATYTSMLNGALQANLPGMETYIVQLKDAMATVRMLSPIQITLQLLSQNIFYGSILAIPTALIVMKRKKTA, from the coding sequence ATGACAGAAAACAGAATTCATTTACAGAAATACGCCATGCACTTCGGCACTTATATGGGAGCTTATTGGATACTCAAATTCATCCTGTTTCCTATAGGGTTGACCATCCCGTTCCTTTTATTTCTATTTTTGGGTTTAACACTAGGGGTGCCATTCATGGGCTATTATTATACTAGAATGTATCGCAATAAAATATGCGGAGGCGAAATCCGGTTCGTACACGCATGGCTATTTACAGTATTCATGTACATGTTTGCAGCATTACTCACAGCCATGGCTCATTTTTTATATTTCCGGTTTCTGGATCATGGCTACATCATTGCTACATACACCTCTATGCTAAACGGTGCTTTGCAGGCAAATCTGCCCGGAATGGAGACTTACATAGTCCAACTTAAAGATGCAATGGCAACTGTACGTATGCTATCACCAATCCAAATTACCTTACAGTTACTTTCACAAAACATTTTTTACGGCAGCATCCTCGCCATTCCAACAGCATTAATTGTAATGAAGCGAAAGAAAACGGCTTAA